GACGATCTGATTAACCACGACTGCATCCAGTTCGAGTTGCCGAGTACCGGTCGCCACCTGGCCTGGGATTTCAAGCGGGATGGCGAATCGGTCGAGATGGTGACGCGCGGAGGGTGTGGCTCATCGGGCGATGCGCTTGCCGGGGTGACCCTGGCTCGACATGGGGCAGGGGTATTCCAGACCTATCGCTTCATTGTCGAGAAAGACATCGCGGACGGAACGCTCAAGGAACTGCTCAAGCCGTATGGGGGATGTTCGAGGCCGTTCATCCTGCTTTATCCGCACTCACGGCATCTGTCGTCGCGTGTGCGCAGTTTTGTGGATTTTCTGATGCAAAGACTGGGGACCTAGGCGGGCGATCAGACCGTTTCGACCAGTGGACTGTGAAGCATCGGGTCCGCCCGGTTTGTTCGCCAGGGCGAGCGAGACGTCCGCATATAAGAGACGGCTAACGAAGCCGGACTTCGACTGGCGTTGTGATTGACGGACAGGATCGGGTAGACGGCATTGGCGACAAACCCAATTTGAAGAGGAAGCGAGATGAGCAACCAGACGGACAAACGAGCGTTATTGCGTTTGCTGAACATCAAAAAGCCGATCATTCAGGCGCCAATGGCTGGCGTTAGCACGCCAGCACTGGCTGCTGCTGTATCCAATGCCGGGGGCCTGGGCTCTTTGGGCGTTGGAGCGATGAACGCTGAGGGCGCGCGTAAGATCATCAGGGAGACGCGGGCACTGACCGGGAAGCCTTTTAACATCAACGTTTTCTGTCATAGCCCTGCAGCGGCGGACGAAGCTGTCGATCGGCAATGGTTGAACTGGCTCGCGCCGCTGTTCGAAAAATACGGGGCTAAGCCGCCTGCGTCGCTGTCGGAGATCTATACGAGCTTTGTTGCGGACCCTGCCATGCTGGAGGTCTTCCTCGACGAGAAGCCAGCGATTGTCAGTTTCCATTTCGGTTTGCCACCCTCTGAAGTCATCGCTGACCTGAGAAAAGCCGGCATCAGGCTGTTGGCCTCGGCGACGAATCTGAAGGAGGCTGCTCAGGTTGCCGCGGCGGGTGCCGACGCAATCGTCGCCCAGGGCATCGAGGCGGGCGGACATCGCGGTATCTTCGACACGGATGCGTTTGACGACCGGTTGGGCACGTTTGCTCTGACTCGCTTGCTGGTTAAGGAATTCGATCTGCCGGTCATCGCCGCTGGCGGCATCATGGATGGCGCCGGGATTGCGGCGGCGCTGGCGCTCGGTGCTCAGGCCGCTC
The DNA window shown above is from Paraburkholderia sp. BL10I2N1 and carries:
- a CDS encoding nitronate monooxygenase, with the protein product MSNQTDKRALLRLLNIKKPIIQAPMAGVSTPALAAAVSNAGGLGSLGVGAMNAEGARKIIRETRALTGKPFNINVFCHSPAAADEAVDRQWLNWLAPLFEKYGAKPPASLSEIYTSFVADPAMLEVFLDEKPAIVSFHFGLPPSEVIADLRKAGIRLLASATNLKEAAQVAAAGADAIVAQGIEAGGHRGIFDTDAFDDRLGTFALTRLLVKEFDLPVIAAGGIMDGAGIAAALALGAQAAQLGTAFVACPETSIDEGYRRAMLGAPARQTTFTAAISGRIARSMVNSFTELGDDARSPKPPVYPVAYDAGKALHAAAKAKGEFGYGAQWAGQAAALARSLPAAELFAQLESELQDAVRQLQQFAG